The nucleotide sequence GCCTCGGCATCGCCGACCATATCGGGAATCCGGTGGCAGCTCTCTGCCGGCAGACAGATCTGCTCTGCCAGCGCCCCCCACATGGGCAGCGCGGCGACGCGGTCGCCAACCGCAAGATCCTGCACATCCGGACCCAGCGCCTCCACGACACCCGCCAGCTCGGCACCGGGGGCGAAGGGGCGCTCGGGGCGGTATTGATAAAGATCGCGGATGATCAGCGTGTCTGGGTAGTTGATCCCCACATAGCGCACCGCGATCCGCACCTCGCCGGGGCCGGGCTCGGGTGTCGGGCGCTCTTGCAGGCGCAGTGTCTCTGGGCCGCCGGGCGCGTCGCTCAGCAGAATTTTCATATCAGTGTCTCCCTGCAACCGAGGCGGCGCAAGCGCGCCTCATTGCGGCGGCACGAAATGCCAGAGGTTCGCGCCCGCCGCGCCTTTCGCCTTTTTCAGCTCGTTGCGGGCAATGACCCGCATATGCACCTCGTCCGGCCCGTCGAGAAAGCGCATTGCCCGGCCCCAGGTCCAGAGGAAGCTGAGCGGCGTGTCCGGCGTCAGCCCCGCGGCGCCAAAGACCTGAATTGCGCGGTCCAGCACCTGCGTCTGCAAGCGCGCGGCGGTGACCTTGATGGCCGAGACATCCACCCGCGCCGCCCTGGCGCCATCCCGGTCCATCCGAAAGGCGGTTTGCAGCATCAGCAGCCGCGCGGCGTCGATCTCCATCCGCGAGGTGGCGATCCAGTCCTGGATATTTGCGTTGTCCGCCAGCGCCTTGCCGAAGGTCCGGCGTTCGAGCGCCCGCGAGCACATCAGCTCCAGCGCGAGCTCGCACTGGCCGATGGTGCGCATGCAGTGGTGAATCCGCCCCGGCCCCAGCCGCGCCTGCGCCAGCATGAAGCCGTCACCCGGCTGGCCGAGCATCGCATCGGCGGGCACGCGCACATTGCGGAACAGCACCTCGCAATGCCCCTCGGGCGCGTGGTGATGCATGATCGGGACATCGCGCACCACCTCGACCCCCGGCGCATCCATCGGCACCAGAATGAAGGAATGCTTGCGATGCGGGTCGGCGTCTTCGTCGGTGTCGGATATACCGAACACGATGGCGAGCTTCGCATTCGGGTGCTTGGCCCCGGTCGAGAACCATTTCCGCCCGTTGACGATGTAGTGGTCCCCATCCGGCAGGATCGTGGTCGCCAGATTGGTTAGGTCGGACGAGGCGGTGTCGGGTTCGGTCAGCCCGACGATGGAGCGGATCTCGCCGGTCATCAACGGATCGAGCCAGCGCGCCTTTTGCTCGGGCGTCGCAAAGCGCTTGAGGATCTCCATATTGCCGGTGTCGGGCGCCGAGCAGTTGAACACCTCCGAACTCCACGGCACGCGCCCCATGATCTCGGCCAGCGGCGCATATTCGAGATTGGAGAGCCGCGTGCCCGGGTCGCTCTCTTCCAGCTCGGGCATGAACAAGTTCCAGAGCCCCTGCGCATGGGCCCGCGCCTTCAGCGGCTCGATCACGTCGAGCGGATAGATCCCCTGCCCCGCCAGAGCGTGATAGCGGTGGTTTGCGGGCAGCACATGCGCCTCCATGAAATCGCTCAACTGCCGCCGGTAGGTTTCGGTCCGTTCCGAATAGTCGAAATCCACGTCGTTCTCCTCCTCAGCTCGGGTCAGAAGCCGTTTGCGTCTTTGGACAGGATCTCTGCCGCGAGCCGCGCGCAGACCGGGGCGAGCGCGCCCACCTCCAGCGCGTCGGCGCCCGATGCCTGCCCGGATTTCGCCCGTGCGGTGATGCCTTCGAAGATCACCGCCATGCGGTAGAAGGCAAAGGCGCGGTGAAACGGGGTGAAATCGCCCTGCGACCCACCCTCGGCGCGGTAGCGGTCGAGGAATTCCGACGGGCCGGGAATGCCGAGCGCGTCGAGATCCAGCCCGGCCAGGCCGCCGAGCTGATCGGGCGCGAGCCGGTAGAACATCATCCAATGCGCCAGATCCGCCATCGGGTCGCCCAGCGTCGAGAGCTCCCAGTCCAGCACCCCGGCGATCCGGCCTGCCCCGGTCTCGTAGATCAGATTGCCGATGCGGTAATCGCCATGCACCACCGCTGCCGGGCTTTCCTCCGGCACATTGCCGGCAAACCATGTGGCAAGTTCCTCGATCAGCCGGTCGCTCTGCACACGCGTGGCCTCCCATTGACGGCCCCAGCGCACGACCTGCCGGGCATAATAGCCTTCGGTCTTGCCGAACCCCTCCAGCCCCGCCGCGCGCCAGTCGAGCCGGTGCAGCCTGGCCAGCACCCGCGCCGCATCGTGGTAAAGCGCGCGGCGCCTGTCGGGCGCGAGGTCGGGCAGCGCGCTGCTCTCGGAGACGCTGCCGCTCAGTCGCTCCATGAGATAGAAGGGCGTGCCGAGAACCGCCGGATCCTCCTCGAAGAGCACCATCTCCGGCACCGGCACGCCGCTGCCGGCCAGTGCCTTCATCACGCGGTATTCGCGGTCCACCGCATGGGCGCTCGACAGGGTCGCGCCACCGGGCTTCTTGCGCAACACCAGCTCGCGCGCGCCCTGCGTCACGAACCAGGTCGGGTTGGACTGGCCGCCGGCGACAGGGCACAGTTCCACCGGCCCGCCCAGCACCTGTTCGAGCGCGGCAGGATCGAAATCCGGATCTACGGGCATCTACATGGCCTTTGCGTTCGTCATTGGAGTCTCGTCTTCGAGCCCGGCGATCTGGATGCCGCGCCAGAAATCCTCGATATGACGCCGCGCCCAGAAACGGGCGGTTTCCTGATCGCGGTTTCGGATGGCGGCAAGCACATGCGCATGCGCCTCGATCTGCCGCCCGAAGGCCTGCGGCACCTTGGGTGCGACCTGAGTAAAGCCCCGATAGAGCAGCAGCGCGATCGGCTCGCGCGCAAGGATCAGCACCCGGTTCTGGCCCATCTCGGCGATCAGTGAGTGGAACTCGGTATCGATCCGGATCGTCTCCTGCTCGTCCTCTTCCGCCTCGATCAGGCGCACATGCAGGTCTTCGAGCTGCGCCACGGTGTCCGGCGTCGCGTGTTCGGCTGCCAGCGCGGCGGCAAGCGGTTCGGTCTCGAGCGCGACCTGCCAGAGCTCGCGGAACGTGACCTTCATCAGCACCATCGCCCGCCCCGCCCGCGTCGCGAGCTGGTCGATCTGCGGCATTGCCACTTCGAGCCGGCGCGGCGACGGACGGTGCACCAGCCCGTCGCTTTCCAGCTGCCGCAGCCCCTCACGAACGGTGCTGCGCGTGACGCCGAACATCTCCGCAAGCGCGACCTCGCCCGGCAGCCGCTCGCCGGGCGGCAGCGACCCGTCGAGGATCTGCGCCTGGATCGCGTCGGCAATCTGGCGATAGGCGTAATTCACCTTGAGCGGCTGACCGCGCAGGCTCATCGGCTCCTCCTCCAAAATCGCCGGACAAAGCCGCCCAAACGGACGCACACCCGGCTCTCCCTGAAGAAATCTTAGGTCGCTAAGAAAATCTCGTCAATGCCTGATTGTCGGACACTAATGGCGCCCCTATCCACTCCGTTCCTCCGCCACGTCGGACCAGAAGTCGACATAGGTTCGCGCCAGCCGCAGCCCCAGATCCAGCGGCAGCATGCGGTTCTGCCCGGCGAATTCCCCGGTATTCCCGGCAATCTCTTCAAGCGTGGCGATCCGTTGCCGGTGAAAGCGCACCTGCCCCTCGGCCAGATCGCGCAGCTGGTCGGGACGCAGGTCGGCAGAGAAAAACAGCTGCATGAGCGCCATGTCCCGCAGCTCGAACACCTGCTCGGTGCCGCTGCCAAGCCAACGGTCCAGCGCG is from Salipiger abyssi and encodes:
- a CDS encoding phosphotransferase family protein gives rise to the protein MPVDPDFDPAALEQVLGGPVELCPVAGGQSNPTWFVTQGARELVLRKKPGGATLSSAHAVDREYRVMKALAGSGVPVPEMVLFEEDPAVLGTPFYLMERLSGSVSESSALPDLAPDRRRALYHDAARVLARLHRLDWRAAGLEGFGKTEGYYARQVVRWGRQWEATRVQSDRLIEELATWFAGNVPEESPAAVVHGDYRIGNLIYETGAGRIAGVLDWELSTLGDPMADLAHWMMFYRLAPDQLGGLAGLDLDALGIPGPSEFLDRYRAEGGSQGDFTPFHRAFAFYRMAVIFEGITARAKSGQASGADALEVGALAPVCARLAAEILSKDANGF
- a CDS encoding acyl-CoA dehydrogenase family protein, translating into MDFDYSERTETYRRQLSDFMEAHVLPANHRYHALAGQGIYPLDVIEPLKARAHAQGLWNLFMPELEESDPGTRLSNLEYAPLAEIMGRVPWSSEVFNCSAPDTGNMEILKRFATPEQKARWLDPLMTGEIRSIVGLTEPDTASSDLTNLATTILPDGDHYIVNGRKWFSTGAKHPNAKLAIVFGISDTDEDADPHRKHSFILVPMDAPGVEVVRDVPIMHHHAPEGHCEVLFRNVRVPADAMLGQPGDGFMLAQARLGPGRIHHCMRTIGQCELALELMCSRALERRTFGKALADNANIQDWIATSRMEIDAARLLMLQTAFRMDRDGARAARVDVSAIKVTAARLQTQVLDRAIQVFGAAGLTPDTPLSFLWTWGRAMRFLDGPDEVHMRVIARNELKKAKGAAGANLWHFVPPQ
- a CDS encoding FadR/GntR family transcriptional regulator, coding for MSLRGQPLKVNYAYRQIADAIQAQILDGSLPPGERLPGEVALAEMFGVTRSTVREGLRQLESDGLVHRPSPRRLEVAMPQIDQLATRAGRAMVLMKVTFRELWQVALETEPLAAALAAEHATPDTVAQLEDLHVRLIEAEEDEQETIRIDTEFHSLIAEMGQNRVLILAREPIALLLYRGFTQVAPKVPQAFGRQIEAHAHVLAAIRNRDQETARFWARRHIEDFWRGIQIAGLEDETPMTNAKAM
- a CDS encoding PadR family transcriptional regulator, giving the protein MSKPNATSSTAEPLRLSPVSYVVLGVIRLRGPSTSYDLKRAVGRSIQYFWPFPHSQLYVEPNRLAEAGLLSCEQEAEGRRRRLYALTEAGKDALDRWLGSGTEQVFELRDMALMQLFFSADLRPDQLRDLAEGQVRFHRQRIATLEEIAGNTGEFAGQNRMLPLDLGLRLARTYVDFWSDVAEERSG